A single genomic interval of Polaribacter vadi harbors:
- a CDS encoding MoaD/ThiS family protein → MNIKTLFFGITADLVQNSELQISVDENSSVANFKLMLKGKFPQLENLNSYAIAVNEEYAEDALTLKNGDIVAIIPPVSGG, encoded by the coding sequence ATGAATATAAAAACACTTTTTTTTGGAATAACTGCAGATTTGGTTCAAAATTCAGAACTACAAATTTCTGTTGATGAAAATAGTTCTGTCGCTAATTTTAAGTTGATGCTGAAAGGTAAATTCCCACAGTTAGAAAACTTAAATTCGTACGCAATTGCTGTAAATGAAGAATATGCAGAGGATGCTTTAACCCTGAAAAATGGAGATATTGTTGCGATTATTCCACCTGTAAGTGGAGGATAA